DNA sequence from the Anguilla anguilla isolate fAngAng1 chromosome 4, fAngAng1.pri, whole genome shotgun sequence genome:
aaattgtacttttttttttaccgtatAATAAATAGTCTGCATTGATGGAGTGAAATCATTCGGCTGTTACCAGGCAGTGTGTAAAAGTATCGCAAGACACCGGTCTTCTCGCCGGTCCCCTGTTGGCGGAGCACAAGCACTGTGTGTGGGCTGTTGCAGTGGCTCCAGGTTTCCCGAACACCCAAAAGGGCAGGGTGGAGAATGGTTCTGTGAGAATGATCAAAGCGTGTCTCAGTGGTTTGGCCAGTGCGTTTTTTATTTGGCTTGGACCCTCTGGGCACCACCAGCACCGGTGCACCCCCCGACCATGCAGCGAatctgaccaccccccccccccccccacagtgaaaataataaaatctgagcACCTGCCATGGAATGACACCAAGGAATGACATTCTATAACCCATAAACtcataaatacatgcacacacacacactccctcacacacacacacactcacacactgtctctctcacaaacactccctcacacacacacacacactcacacaaacactctctctcacaaacacactctcacactcacacacacacacacacacacacacactctctctctctctctctcacacacacacacacactctcacactcatccTCATTCCCCCGGGTGGCTCCTCTGGTGTCTCTTGTAGTTGCCCAGGTGGTTGAAGCTCTTCCCGCAGTGCGTGCACTGGTAGCCCTTCTCCTGCGTGTGGGTCTGCAGGTGGTGCTTCAGGTGCGCGGCCCGGGCGAAGCTCCGCCCACACTGCGCGCAGACGAACGTCCTCTCCCCCGTGTGGGTCAGCTGGTGCCGCCGGAAGTTCCCGATCAGGCTGAAGCTCTGCCCgcactgggagcagtggtacGGGCGCTCTCCGCTGTGCGACCGCTGGTGTATGGTCAGGTCCCAGACCCGGCCGAAGGTCTTGGCGCACTGGGCGCAGCTGTACGGCCGCTCCCCCGTGTGGATGATCTGGTGCTTCTTCAGGTCGCGCGAGGAGCCGAAGCTCTTGGCGCACTGGGCGCAGCGGTAGGGCTTCGCGCCCGTGTGGCCCCGCAGGTGCGCCCTCAGGGTCTCGGCGTGGCCGAAGGTCTTGGCGCACTGCGGGCAGCGGTGCCTCTCGGCGGTGTGGGTGCGCTGGTGCTTCCTCAGGTCCTCCGCCCGGATGAAGGCCTTGCCGCACTGGGCGCAGGGGTACGGCCTGTGGCCCGAGTGGGTGCGCTGGTGGCGCGTCAGGTTGTACAGGACGGCGAAGCTCCGCCCGCACTGGGCGCAGCTGTACGGCCTCTCGCCCGTGTGGACGCGGAGGTGCCGCTTCAGGACGTCCGAGCACACAAAGCTCCGCCCACACTGGGCGCAGGGGTACGGCCGCTCCCCCGTGTGGCTGCGCTGGTGCACCTTCAGGTCGTTCTTCCGGGCGAAGCTCTTCCCGCAGTGGGAGCAGGCGTGGCACTTGGCGGCCGCCGCGTCGGGCCGTCCCCGAGGGGACGAGGAAGCGGCTTtagcgggcggcggcggcgtcgtcGTCGTCTCGGCGACGGTAGCGTTGCCAGGAGACGACAGGCTCT
Encoded proteins:
- the LOC118225966 gene encoding oocyte zinc finger protein XlCOF6-like, with amino-acid sequence MDKGRHSCGQRTTEFYKNPTLLAERLIKEECEEFEIPGEKEEEEEEAMRAPWEDQLVKEEFEMDAVSLVVVSGASEADRLEAASQAASLLEQTEGRVKAEPEGCETSRYGDISGMTALMAEEEEEQEEEPMCQTLKEEPDPEAVTWETSSLSDAPEQETGSGDDSFLLGTGSSYEDCGLSIGEFDCSDGHTPPRLGGSRGDADEFSGTLEEGEHAPDFRYRGSVEVSSPVFPCTRCPVSFTVELYLHRHLKRSHPEDYVTLFRSKSRLQESLSSPGNATVAETTTTPPPPAKAASSSPRGRPDAAAAKCHACSHCGKSFARKNDLKVHQRSHTGERPYPCAQCGRSFVCSDVLKRHLRVHTGERPYSCAQCGRSFAVLYNLTRHQRTHSGHRPYPCAQCGKAFIRAEDLRKHQRTHTAERHRCPQCAKTFGHAETLRAHLRGHTGAKPYRCAQCAKSFGSSRDLKKHQIIHTGERPYSCAQCAKTFGRVWDLTIHQRSHSGERPYHCSQCGQSFSLIGNFRRHQLTHTGERTFVCAQCGRSFARAAHLKHHLQTHTQEKGYQCTHCGKSFNHLGNYKRHQRSHPGE